The genomic interval TTAAGGCTAGAATGCATGACTTTGGTATTATAGGTATGACAGAGCCACAATATGAAAGAAATAGATGTGTATCTTGTGGAGCATGTGTTAGAGCTTGTAAAAAGAAAGCTACAGGAGCTTTAAGTTTTGAAAACTTCAAAGTAGTTAGAGATGGAAGCAAATGTATTGGTTGTGGAGAATGTGTTATGAATTGCCCAACAAATGCATGGACAAGAAGTAAAGAAAAATACTACAGATTAGCTATAATGGGTAGAACAGGAAAGAAAAATCCAAGATTAGCAGAAGATTTTATCCTTTGGGTAGATGAGGATAGCATCATAAAAATAATCTTAAATACTTATAAATATGTTACAGAATATATTGCTAAAGATGCTCCAGGTGGAAAAGAGCACATTGGATACATAATAGACAGAACTGGATTTATGGAATTCAAGAAGTGGGCTTTAGAAGGAGTAACTTTATCTGAAAAAGCATTAATGAAAAACAATGTTTATTGGAGCGGAATACATTATACAAACGGATTTTAATAAAGGTCTAGACTTTTATTAAAATGAGTATTGATTTTAGATAGACCATAAGATCTAGCTTAATTTCGCAAAGTATTGCTATGATCTGCTTCAGAATAATAGCTAAAGCTTTTAAACTCGCTAAGACTCAAACAAAAAAGCTTCTTAACGTTATTATTCTTCTGCATATGATTCAATACTAAATGCTTATTAAGATGGTCTTAAGGTTCTATGTAAAAGTAAGCATTAGTTTAATCAGCGTCTAATAAAAAGCACTCTATTTATAGAGTGCTTTTATTTATATAAGTTATTAATTATAATAAATATGTATTTTTCATATAACTAATACAATTATTTCATTGGGCATATATAATTTTTATGATATTATAAAATAGAGTGTTTTAATAAAATTTTAACATATGATATAAAAACTTAGGAGGCAGTTCATGATAGGAGTTATAGGGGTTAAAAGGAATGTAGATATAGCAATAAGAGAAAAATTAGCCTTATATCCTAAAAAACATAAGAAATACGTAGGAGAATTATTAAATTCATTTAAAGAAGTTGTAATATTAAATACTTGTAATAGAACAGAGATTTATTTTAATTGCACTGAAGAGATTTCAGAGGATGAAATTTTTGATAAAATTTTTAATGTGTTCAATTGGAATGATGATTTGAAAAAATATATGTTTTTATCAAAGGAAAAGAGAGCAGTAACCCATCTTATGGAGGTTATTTGTGGCTTTCATTCAAGAATTTTAGGTGAAGATCAAATTCTAGGACAAATTAAAGATGCTTATAAAACAGCTATTTCAGATAATAGTATTTCATCAGAATTACAAAAGATGTTTGAAATAGCTATTGCTTGTGGTAAAAAGTTTAAAACAGAGTGTAAAATGTTTGAAGTTCCAGTTTCATCAGTATCAATATCAATAAATAGTGCCCTATTAAAAGGATGCAGAAAATTTATGGTATTAGGATATGGAGAAATTGGGAAGTTGGCAATTAAGCACCTTTTAAGTCATAAAGTAGAGTGTATTTATTTAATAGTAAGGGATAAGAGTAAGGCAAGTGATTTAGAAGGTGAAATTGTAGAAGTTTTAGATTTTAATGAAAAAAATCATGTTATAAATGAGGTTGATTGTATAGTTTCTTGTACAGCAGCACCTCATACAGTAGTGAGAAATGAAGATATAAAAACTGAAGGTGACATAATACATATATATGATTTAGCTGTTCCAAGAGATGTCGATAAGGAATTATCAGAAAAAGAGAGAGTAATCCTTAAGGATATAGATGAAATAAGTAAGATTGATGATAAGAATAAAAAAATAAGAAAAGAAAGAATGGAAGAGTATAAACATATAGTTGAAGAGAGCATAGAGGAATTTTTAAACTGGCTTAAAATAAGAGAAGTTTCAAGTAAAATAAGAAACATAAAAATAAGAGAAAATGAAATTTGTAGTGAAAGAATAAAGACTTTTTCTAATAAGGGAAATGGAGAAAATACTAAATTAGCAGAAAGAATGATAAAAAGTACAGCTGATGCTTATGTTAATAGGGCAATAGAACTTTTAAAAAGTGAAGCCTTAAAGGGAAGTGATAGTTCTTGTGCAGAAATAATAGAGAAGATATTTTTAACTTAGTACCAATAAACATTATAAGTAGTAAATTTCATGTTAAGGTCATAGGTGGAGGAAAAGCAGCCACCATAAAGGTTAAAGGATTATTAGAAAAAGGTTGTTATGTACATATTTTATCTAAGGAGTTTTCAAAGGAAATCTTAGATATTGAAAATAAAAATTTAAAACTTGAAAAGGGAAACTATTATAAAGAGTTTATAAAAGATGCTCATCTTATAATAATAGCTGTGGATGAAAGTTCTCTAGTACATAAAATAAGCAAGGATTGTGAGAAAGAATATAAACTATATTTAAATGCAGCCAATTATAAAGAGGGTATGGTAGCTATTCCTTACAGTAGATGTTATGAAAATCTAGGCTTTAGTATAAGTAGTAAATTAGGATCGCCTAGAATAACTAGGGCTATAGGAGAAGAAGTATCAAATATTATTAAGGAAAATGACATATACTCAATTAAGGTAGCTAAAATTAGAGAAAAAGCTAAAAAAGAAGAGTTAAAGGATAATATAATAGAGGTTATTTCAAGTAAAGAGTTTAAAAATGCACTTTTAGAAAAAAGAGAATATGAATACTTAAAAAATCTTTTAGGAGAAGAATTAGCTAATTCATTAACTTTAGGATTAAAGTAAATATAAAATGATACTGTATGAAAGTATGGTTATAAAACTTATAAACATATTCCGAGAATTACTAGATTTCGCTAAGAATTTATAATTATTATTCCGAATATATTACTAAAGCTTCGAAACTTGCTTCGCTTCGAACAGTCTCAGCTTCTTAACGTAATATATTCTCCATAATAATTAAAATTCTAGAGCTTATCTAGATATTCTCTTCATAATGTTTGTAAGTTTTATCAAAATTATTTCAATACATGACTTTAGCTTTATTAAGTTAAGAAATTGTTTTAAATGCTTTAAAAAAAGCAACTAAATTTATTATAAAAATAATCAAAATGCGAGGTTTGGATTAATGGAATTAATAATAGCGACTAGAAAAAGTAAGTTAGCGCAAGTGCAAACTGAAAAAGTTATGGAACTTTTAAAGGAAAAAGAAAATGTAGATAGTAAGAAGCTTTTAGTTATGACAGAAGGTGATAGAAGACTAGATGTTTCATTAAATAAAATAGGTGGAAAGGGTCTATTTGTAAAGGAGATAGAACTAGCTCTTTTAAATAAAGAAGCTCATGGAGCAGTTCATAGTATGAAAGATGTTCCTTTTGAACTTCCTAGCGAATTTGAGCTTGTTGCAATGCCTGAAAGAGAAGATATAAGAGATGCCTTTGTATCTTTAAATGGATCCACTTTATCTAATTTAAGAAAAGGAGCTAGAATCGGAACTAGCAGTATAAGACGTGCAGAGCAGTTAAAGTTATTTAGAGATGATTTAGAGATTGTTCCAATTAGAGGAAATGTTCAAACTAGAATAAAAAAAATAACTGAAGAAAATTTAGATGGAATAATTTTAGCGGCAGCAGGATTAAAAAGACTTGGTATGGAAGAGGTAATAAGTGATTATTTTGATCCAAAGGTATTTTTACCTGCTATTGGTCAAGGAGCTTTAGGAATAGAGTGCTTAAAAGGTGGAGAATTTAATGACTATTTTAAAGCTTTAGATAGCAAAGAGGTTAGAACTACTGTTGAGGCTGAAAGAAGCTTTATGAAGGTATTAAACGGAGGATGTCATAGTCTTATAGGTGCTTATTCAGAAGTTAAAGATAATGACTTATATATGATAGGTACATTTACTGTAAATAATAGAATAGTTAAAAAAGATATATTAGGAAATAAAGAAGATAATATATTATTAGGAAAAAAACTTGCAGAAAAAATATTAGAAGAGGTATAGGAGGAACTATGAGTAAAAAAGCATATATAATAGGGGCAGGTCCTGGAGATGAAGAGTTATTAACACTTAAAGCAATAAATGCATTACAAAAATGCACAGCTGTCTTATATGATAG from Clostridium perfringens carries:
- the asrC gene encoding sulfite reductase subunit C, translating into MSLDINTKKLKKNAFRVTKRRGYTASRIRVPGGHLDAKLLLNIQEIADTYGDGTVHITTRQGFEIPGIDMKDIPEVNKKLQPIIEALEINQENPGDGYNAAGTRNVSACIGNNVCPFANYNTTNFAKKIEKAIFPNDLHFKIALTGCPNDCIKARMHDFGIIGMTEPQYERNRCVSCGACVRACKKKATGALSFENFKVVRDGSKCIGCGECVMNCPTNAWTRSKEKYYRLAIMGRTGKKNPRLAEDFILWVDEDSIIKIILNTYKYVTEYIAKDAPGGKEHIGYIIDRTGFMEFKKWALEGVTLSEKALMKNNVYWSGIHYTNGF
- the hemA gene encoding glutamyl-tRNA reductase, which translates into the protein MIGVIGVKRNVDIAIREKLALYPKKHKKYVGELLNSFKEVVILNTCNRTEIYFNCTEEISEDEIFDKIFNVFNWNDDLKKYMFLSKEKRAVTHLMEVICGFHSRILGEDQILGQIKDAYKTAISDNSISSELQKMFEIAIACGKKFKTECKMFEVPVSSVSISINSALLKGCRKFMVLGYGEIGKLAIKHLLSHKVECIYLIVRDKSKASDLEGEIVEVLDFNEKNHVINEVDCIVSCTAAPHTVVRNEDIKTEGDIIHIYDLAVPRDVDKELSEKERVILKDIDEISKIDDKNKKIRKERMEEYKHIVEESIEEFLNWLKIREVSSKIRNIKIRENEICSERIKTFSNKGNGENTKLAERMIKSTADAYVNRAIELLKSEALKGSDSSCAEIIEKIFLT
- a CDS encoding NAD(P)-dependent oxidoreductase, with the protein product MCRNNREDIFNLVPINIISSKFHVKVIGGGKAATIKVKGLLEKGCYVHILSKEFSKEILDIENKNLKLEKGNYYKEFIKDAHLIIIAVDESSLVHKISKDCEKEYKLYLNAANYKEGMVAIPYSRCYENLGFSISSKLGSPRITRAIGEEVSNIIKENDIYSIKVAKIREKAKKEELKDNIIEVISSKEFKNALLEKREYEYLKNLLGEELANSLTLGLK
- the hemC gene encoding hydroxymethylbilane synthase; translated protein: MELIIATRKSKLAQVQTEKVMELLKEKENVDSKKLLVMTEGDRRLDVSLNKIGGKGLFVKEIELALLNKEAHGAVHSMKDVPFELPSEFELVAMPEREDIRDAFVSLNGSTLSNLRKGARIGTSSIRRAEQLKLFRDDLEIVPIRGNVQTRIKKITEENLDGIILAAAGLKRLGMEEVISDYFDPKVFLPAIGQGALGIECLKGGEFNDYFKALDSKEVRTTVEAERSFMKVLNGGCHSLIGAYSEVKDNDLYMIGTFTVNNRIVKKDILGNKEDNILLGKKLAEKILEEV